In a single window of the Leptospira sanjuanensis genome:
- a CDS encoding STAS domain-containing protein, protein MEITVQDDIHIIKIAGSILQSDSEELDRNLSEHNFDPSPKIIIDLTEVNHICSTALGIIVSYKKKFKSAEGDIIIVVNDEDLLQLFEITMLDKVFKVVPNIEDAFDEFKLNR, encoded by the coding sequence ATGGAAATAACCGTACAAGACGATATTCATATCATTAAAATTGCAGGATCCATTCTTCAATCCGACAGCGAAGAATTGGACCGAAATCTGAGTGAACACAATTTCGATCCGAGTCCGAAGATCATCATCGACCTCACCGAAGTGAATCATATCTGCTCCACCGCGTTAGGCATCATTGTTTCTTACAAAAAGAAATTCAAAAGCGCCGAAGGCGATATCATCATCGTGGTCAACGACGAGGATTTGCTGCAGCTTTTTGAGATCACGATGTTGGATAAGGTCTTCAAGGTTGTCCCGAATATCGAAGACGCTTTCGACGAATTCAAATTGAATCGCTGA
- a CDS encoding catalase family protein — MGKKIGYITLGILFLLVLSYWAGQGPKVAIPKDTKPGAEFVFPGEEQTTADTLALLISSLKEKYPQGSEAKRDAHPFAHGCVKAKFTVASSVPEDLKFGIFNFPKTYSAWVRFSNGSITKKPDFEGDIRGMGIKLTGVDGPKLASDEKRTQDFLLINHPVLPVGAPDEYLALFKAAFAKKPMSYFFGGMPWNWKLSALKESISIRRKKIPDVLEIRYWSTTPYRLGKDSAAVKYSARPCETKELKVPENPAENYLRQTMVSHLKEKSACFEFMIQKQGDPISMPVEDPAVHWNESDSPFVPVAKIEIPVQEFATDQQDRFCENLSFNPWHSLEEHKPLGGINRVRKLAYESIAKYRHEQNAVKHVEPAE; from the coding sequence ATGGGAAAAAAGATCGGATATATTACACTTGGGATTTTATTCTTATTAGTTTTGTCCTATTGGGCAGGTCAAGGCCCGAAGGTTGCGATTCCTAAGGACACGAAACCGGGCGCTGAATTCGTTTTTCCGGGAGAAGAGCAAACGACGGCGGATACGCTAGCACTTTTGATTTCTTCCCTTAAGGAAAAATATCCGCAAGGCAGCGAAGCGAAAAGGGACGCACATCCGTTCGCACACGGCTGCGTGAAAGCGAAGTTTACCGTCGCCTCCTCCGTTCCGGAGGATTTGAAATTTGGAATATTCAATTTTCCTAAAACATATTCCGCGTGGGTGCGTTTTTCGAACGGTTCCATCACGAAAAAACCCGACTTTGAAGGGGATATCCGCGGGATGGGAATCAAACTCACGGGAGTGGACGGTCCGAAACTCGCCTCTGACGAAAAACGGACGCAGGATTTTTTACTCATCAATCATCCGGTTCTTCCGGTCGGAGCGCCGGACGAATATCTCGCATTGTTCAAAGCGGCGTTCGCAAAAAAGCCGATGTCGTATTTTTTCGGAGGAATGCCTTGGAATTGGAAGCTGAGCGCCTTGAAAGAATCGATTTCGATTCGTAGAAAAAAGATTCCCGATGTTTTGGAAATTCGTTATTGGAGTACGACTCCGTATCGTCTGGGAAAGGATTCCGCCGCGGTGAAGTATTCCGCAAGACCTTGCGAAACGAAAGAATTAAAAGTTCCCGAAAATCCTGCGGAGAATTATCTGCGTCAGACGATGGTTTCTCATTTGAAGGAGAAGTCCGCTTGTTTCGAATTTATGATTCAGAAACAAGGAGATCCGATTTCTATGCCCGTCGAAGATCCTGCCGTTCACTGGAATGAAAGCGATTCTCCCTTTGTGCCCGTCGCCAAGATAGAAATTCCGGTTCAAGAATTCGCAACGGACCAACAGGATCGTTTTTGCGAGAATCTTTCCTTCAATCCTTGGCATTCTCTTGAAGAACACAAACCTTTGGGAGGAATCAACCGCGTTAGAAAACTTGCGTACGAATCGATCGCAAAATACAGACACGAGCAAAATGCGGTAAAACACGTGGAGCCTGCGGAATAA
- the creD gene encoding cell envelope integrity protein CreD, translating to MDVKTPLQQIFFWFRSSLTVRIIGIGILALLLLIPSFMVSNLIQEREQTRNAAEEEVTSKWGGYQVIGGPIVSVPFYDSIKNDRGESERILRYAHFLPEDLQITGTVKPEKRYRGIYIVPLYQAELKINGSFSALDRHSLPISNRDLLWSDAFLSLGISDVKGIREKISIQLGGDTKEMGPGTRTNDVFGSGVNVKHSWDPSRSKTFSLKLSFNGSKELYFLPMAKETKVNIDSPWQTPSFEGDFLPDFRDITSSGFKANWKVLELNRNYPQDFIGDSESGQVNGYRFGVRFLLPVDEYHKTIRSSKYSELFLLLTFITYFFIEVYKKVRLHFIQYLLLGFAVLLFYIMLLSLTEHIPFNVSYWIASSLILALVTLYSRAFFKGESVFLVAGGTVFAFYLFFFALLQLEDFALLVGTFGLFILLAIAMYFTRRIQELESDKDSQS from the coding sequence ATGGACGTGAAAACACCTTTGCAGCAGATTTTCTTTTGGTTTCGGAGTTCTCTTACGGTTCGGATTATCGGAATCGGTATTTTGGCTCTTTTGCTTTTGATTCCTTCGTTTATGGTTTCGAATTTGATCCAAGAACGGGAACAAACGCGAAACGCGGCCGAGGAGGAAGTCACTTCAAAGTGGGGCGGATATCAAGTGATCGGCGGTCCGATTGTTTCCGTTCCTTTTTACGATTCGATCAAAAATGATCGCGGAGAATCGGAACGGATTCTGCGTTATGCGCACTTCCTTCCCGAAGACTTGCAGATTACGGGAACGGTAAAACCGGAAAAAAGATACAGAGGAATTTATATCGTTCCTTTGTATCAGGCCGAGTTGAAGATCAACGGAAGTTTTTCCGCTCTCGATCGACATTCGCTTCCGATTTCCAACCGGGATCTGCTCTGGTCCGACGCGTTTCTTTCTCTCGGCATCAGCGACGTGAAAGGAATCCGTGAAAAGATTTCGATTCAACTCGGGGGCGACACGAAAGAGATGGGACCAGGCACGAGAACGAACGACGTATTCGGTTCAGGGGTAAACGTAAAACATTCCTGGGATCCGAGTCGTTCCAAAACATTCTCCTTAAAACTTTCGTTTAACGGAAGTAAGGAATTGTATTTTCTGCCGATGGCAAAAGAAACGAAGGTGAACATCGATTCTCCTTGGCAAACTCCGTCGTTCGAAGGTGATTTTTTACCCGATTTTCGCGACATCACGAGTTCCGGTTTTAAAGCGAACTGGAAAGTGTTGGAATTGAATCGGAATTATCCTCAGGATTTTATCGGGGACTCGGAATCCGGTCAAGTCAACGGTTATCGTTTCGGAGTTCGCTTCCTTTTACCGGTCGACGAATATCACAAGACGATCCGTTCCTCCAAATACAGCGAACTCTTTCTTCTTTTGACTTTTATCACGTATTTTTTTATCGAAGTGTATAAAAAGGTCAGGCTTCACTTCATCCAATATTTGCTTTTGGGATTTGCGGTATTGTTGTTCTATATTATGCTTTTATCATTGACGGAACACATTCCGTTCAACGTTTCCTACTGGATCGCAAGTTCTTTGATTCTCGCGTTGGTGACTTTATATTCCCGCGCTTTTTTCAAGGGAGAATCTGTCTTTCTTGTGGCGGGAGGAACGGTCTTTGCGTTTTATCTATTCTTCTTCGCCTTGCTTCAGCTTGAAGACTTCGCGTTGCTTGTGGGAACGTTCGGCTTGTTTATCCTTCTCGCGATCGCGATGTATTTTACGCGGAGAATTCAGGAGCTGGAATCGGACAAGGATTCTCAATCGTAG
- a CDS encoding class I SAM-dependent methyltransferase, which produces MNDLNRKQFIKSFFYLVLSGFALDLLSKDKKEKSKVSVAKEYSDFKNTHLDSNFKSVYLDAKLRNEFFLFLQNVYHLYPESDFHNLIFELSRSKQNDREIYEAILKEIPQIKPFAGIVTYALPALKKQKLEISKEVVDLLGEGNKFNGYLEIGTTGRYVSNLKKKIQIDGDIFVLNDLEPKYSPEDLVERGQIAKAGKFVSLGDYDPIPEAAIAPESLDLVTNFIGFHHSPAKRLDGFIQSIAKILKPGGKLVLRDHDVNSKEMRSIVALAHDVYNAGLEISWEETSRQIRNFTSVSEIEQRVGEFGLKPLGKYILQKGDPTKNTLMAFVKSA; this is translated from the coding sequence ATGAACGATCTGAATCGGAAACAATTTATCAAATCCTTCTTTTATTTGGTTTTAAGCGGATTTGCTTTGGACCTTCTTTCTAAAGATAAGAAGGAAAAATCGAAAGTATCGGTTGCGAAAGAATATTCCGATTTCAAAAATACGCATCTCGATTCTAATTTTAAAAGCGTATATCTCGATGCTAAGTTGAGAAACGAATTCTTCCTCTTTCTTCAAAACGTCTATCATCTTTATCCCGAATCCGACTTTCACAATCTCATATTCGAACTTTCTCGATCGAAACAAAACGACAGGGAAATTTACGAAGCGATCCTGAAGGAAATTCCTCAGATTAAACCTTTTGCGGGAATCGTCACCTACGCTCTCCCCGCTCTTAAAAAACAAAAGTTAGAAATCTCGAAAGAGGTCGTCGATTTATTGGGTGAAGGAAATAAATTCAACGGTTATCTGGAAATCGGAACTACCGGAAGATACGTTTCCAATCTTAAAAAGAAGATTCAGATCGACGGCGACATATTCGTGTTAAACGATCTCGAACCGAAATACAGTCCGGAAGATTTGGTCGAGCGCGGTCAGATCGCAAAGGCGGGGAAATTCGTTTCTCTCGGAGATTATGATCCGATTCCCGAAGCGGCAATTGCGCCGGAAAGTTTGGATTTGGTCACGAACTTCATCGGCTTTCACCATTCTCCCGCAAAACGGCTCGACGGTTTTATCCAATCGATCGCAAAGATTTTGAAACCCGGAGGAAAACTCGTTCTTCGCGATCACGATGTGAACTCGAAAGAGATGCGTTCCATCGTCGCGCTGGCCCACGATGTGTATAACGCAGGCCTGGAAATTTCTTGGGAAGAAACTTCGCGTCAGATACGGAACTTTACTTCCGTTTCCGAGATCGAACAGCGAGTCGGTGAGTTCGGTTTAAAACCCTTGGGTAAATATATTCTTCAAAAAGGCGATCCCACTAAAAATACTCTGATGGCATTCGTAAAATCCGCATGA
- a CDS encoding FAD-binding oxidoreductase: MKKLILLLFVFVNSVFADPTIVNDVTQINPIPVSRVAAPKTLDEIRDLVKNHNGPISIGGGRFSMGGQIATENALFIDTREFDKILSFDAKTKLITVEPGITWRKLQEFIDPFGLSVQIKQTYSNFTIGGSLSVNAHGRYIGYGPMILSVRSIKVVLADGKLVNASPKENPEIFFAAVGGYGGIGVIAEVTLALTENKKVKRFVKKLPITEYKKFFFETVRNNAKAQFHNGDIYPPAYENVNAVTWEETEEPVTVEDKIVPVKESYWLENLIYFWLTELPYGKELRESVLDPLYYRKDRVVWRNYEASYDVQELEPPTRRISTYVLQEYFVPVEKFDEFYPLMRSILQKHNANVMNISIRHAKADSGSYLAWGRTEVFSFVIYYKQRVYESAKKEVGVWTRELIDAVTSVGGAYYLPYQLHATVSQFHKAYPNADRFFALKRKLDPSYKFRNKLWDKYYFHKEEDKKIRLELDSLKNYSRNEDQTFLTLPEWYIVFSSDEYANFLKHSPPSAFPYWGSVAQFWRIYGRVIVKTWNSYEFNWGYHLMINVIGISYSGELILKSLYENTIGRITERIAGTSGLTPDTNVESYMQKVAREYTDFVRLRPWYEYPFYSKFKEFWTIRDGEGTSVIRRWERRLFFSAELLAKATYGKLIAMGTESVYEPETFEVTAWVKENGRSAIRTIPRYEAFTRTVPQLVKKNVSFVEIAGNQQILLTLIVPIDANLRDKETILYEWKILTEPNLKRTAVIVPISRLHEILIKTESNGYKLDHIFDY, from the coding sequence ATGAAAAAACTCATTCTTCTTCTTTTTGTTTTTGTAAATTCCGTTTTCGCCGATCCGACGATCGTAAACGACGTCACGCAGATCAATCCGATTCCGGTTTCAAGAGTCGCCGCACCGAAAACGTTAGACGAAATACGAGACTTGGTAAAGAATCATAACGGCCCGATTTCGATCGGAGGCGGAAGGTTTTCCATGGGCGGCCAAATCGCTACGGAGAACGCGTTGTTCATCGATACGAGGGAGTTCGATAAAATTCTTTCGTTCGATGCGAAGACAAAGCTGATAACGGTGGAACCCGGAATTACCTGGAGAAAACTTCAGGAATTCATCGATCCTTTCGGTCTTTCCGTTCAGATCAAACAAACGTATTCCAACTTTACGATCGGAGGTTCTCTCAGCGTAAACGCACACGGTAGATATATCGGTTACGGTCCGATGATTCTTTCGGTTCGATCCATCAAAGTCGTGTTAGCCGATGGAAAACTCGTAAACGCGAGTCCTAAGGAAAATCCGGAAATCTTTTTTGCCGCGGTCGGAGGCTACGGCGGGATCGGGGTCATCGCGGAAGTTACGCTTGCGTTGACGGAAAACAAAAAGGTAAAACGATTCGTGAAAAAACTTCCGATCACGGAATACAAAAAATTCTTTTTTGAAACCGTTCGTAATAACGCGAAAGCGCAGTTTCACAACGGAGATATCTATCCTCCCGCCTACGAAAACGTAAACGCGGTCACTTGGGAAGAAACGGAAGAACCCGTGACGGTGGAAGACAAGATCGTTCCCGTAAAGGAAAGTTATTGGCTTGAAAATCTCATCTACTTCTGGTTAACCGAACTTCCTTACGGAAAAGAATTGCGGGAGTCCGTTTTGGATCCGCTTTATTACCGCAAGGATCGAGTCGTCTGGAGAAATTACGAAGCCAGTTACGACGTCCAGGAATTGGAACCTCCGACTCGAAGAATCAGCACGTATGTTTTACAGGAATACTTCGTTCCCGTCGAGAAGTTCGACGAATTTTATCCGTTGATGCGTTCGATCCTGCAAAAGCACAACGCGAACGTGATGAACATTTCGATCCGTCATGCAAAAGCGGATTCTGGTTCTTATTTGGCTTGGGGAAGAACGGAGGTTTTTTCCTTCGTGATTTATTATAAACAACGAGTCTACGAAAGCGCCAAAAAAGAAGTCGGAGTTTGGACGAGGGAATTGATCGATGCGGTAACGAGCGTGGGCGGCGCTTATTATCTTCCTTATCAGCTTCATGCGACGGTTTCGCAGTTTCACAAGGCGTATCCGAATGCCGACCGCTTTTTCGCATTAAAAAGAAAACTGGATCCGAGTTACAAGTTCAGAAACAAACTCTGGGACAAATATTATTTTCATAAGGAAGAAGACAAAAAAATCCGGCTCGAATTGGATTCACTCAAGAATTATTCGCGCAACGAGGACCAGACCTTTTTGACGCTTCCGGAATGGTATATCGTTTTTAGTTCGGACGAATATGCGAATTTTCTAAAACATTCTCCTCCGAGTGCGTTTCCGTATTGGGGAAGTGTCGCCCAGTTTTGGAGGATTTACGGAAGGGTGATCGTAAAAACTTGGAATTCTTACGAATTCAATTGGGGTTATCATCTGATGATCAACGTGATCGGAATCAGTTATTCGGGAGAATTGATCCTGAAGTCCCTGTATGAGAACACGATCGGAAGAATCACGGAACGGATCGCTGGAACTTCGGGGCTCACACCGGACACGAATGTCGAATCGTACATGCAAAAAGTCGCAAGAGAATATACCGATTTCGTTCGACTTCGTCCTTGGTATGAATATCCGTTTTATTCCAAGTTCAAGGAATTTTGGACGATCCGCGACGGAGAGGGGACGAGCGTTATTCGCAGATGGGAACGGAGACTGTTTTTTTCGGCGGAACTTCTTGCTAAAGCGACATACGGAAAATTGATCGCGATGGGAACGGAATCCGTTTACGAACCGGAAACGTTCGAAGTTACCGCTTGGGTCAAGGAAAACGGCCGTAGCGCGATCCGTACAATCCCGAGATACGAGGCTTTTACGCGGACCGTGCCGCAGCTCGTAAAGAAAAACGTTTCCTTCGTGGAAATCGCGGGGAACCAACAAATTCTTTTGACCCTGATCGTTCCCATCGATGCGAATCTACGTGATAAAGAAACGATTCTCTACGAATGGAAGATTTTGACCGAGCCGAATTTAAAGCGAACTGCGGTGATCGTTCCGATTTCAAGACTTCATGAAATTCTAATAAAGACGGAATCCAACGGATATAAGCTCGACCATATTTTCGACTATTGA
- a CDS encoding MBL fold metallo-hydrolase has product MRYILQFLCFLVFVSCAVTSRPSTMVTKGKPVSVNNFVPTPKGPIVFQKITAADWVVDRGGLINLKDPKAKAAGLKSEEEPIQIYFYVIDHPKFGRYVIDTGLSQVFRKDPKEWPVSWIVASVMNTSALKVKLTVDEWLKKESKKVEGIFLTHLHLDHIMGTSDFSSDVPIYVGPKEATAKKFINSLVQGSTDGLLGEKVSFSELDFAEAAKSNSSYPAIDFFGDQSLIIIHVEGHTKGSLAFLVQSSSGSHLILGDSCHTSWGWENGVSPGDFTEDQEKNQSSLNFLKEFASKISGIRVHPGHQSLPEK; this is encoded by the coding sequence ATGAGATATATACTTCAGTTCTTATGTTTTCTTGTTTTCGTTTCCTGCGCAGTTACTTCGCGCCCGTCAACGATGGTAACCAAGGGAAAACCGGTTTCGGTAAATAATTTCGTTCCAACTCCGAAAGGTCCGATCGTATTTCAAAAAATAACCGCCGCCGATTGGGTCGTGGACCGCGGAGGTCTGATCAATCTGAAAGATCCGAAGGCGAAAGCGGCCGGATTAAAATCCGAGGAGGAACCGATCCAGATTTATTTTTACGTTATCGATCATCCTAAGTTCGGCAGATATGTGATCGATACAGGTCTTTCTCAAGTTTTTAGAAAGGATCCGAAAGAATGGCCCGTTTCCTGGATCGTAGCTTCGGTGATGAACACGTCCGCTCTGAAAGTAAAACTTACCGTCGACGAATGGCTCAAGAAAGAATCGAAAAAAGTGGAAGGAATTTTCCTAACGCATTTACACCTCGATCACATCATGGGGACGAGCGATTTCTCCTCCGATGTTCCTATCTACGTTGGGCCGAAGGAGGCCACGGCTAAGAAGTTCATCAATTCTCTGGTGCAAGGGAGCACAGACGGTTTGTTAGGCGAGAAGGTTTCTTTTTCGGAATTGGACTTTGCGGAAGCGGCAAAGTCCAATTCTTCCTATCCCGCGATCGACTTTTTCGGAGATCAATCCCTCATTATCATTCATGTCGAAGGTCATACGAAAGGGAGTCTTGCGTTTCTGGTCCAGAGTTCTTCCGGATCTCATCTTATTCTCGGGGATTCCTGCCATACGAGTTGGGGTTGGGAGAACGGCGTAAGTCCGGGCGATTTTACGGAGGATCAGGAAAAGAATCAGTCGAGCCTGAATTTTCTAAAGGAGTTCGCCTCCAAAATTTCCGGCATCCGCGTTCATCCGGGACATCAGAGTTTACCCGAAAAGTAA
- a CDS encoding SDR family oxidoreductase produces the protein MKEIDRSKPVLVTGGAGYIASWVIRYLLEDGISVRATVRNKSDSAKLSHLLKLAERFPGKLEFYEADLLKEGSFLNAMTDKGGVELIIHTASPFFIDGVKNPQKELVEPAVLGTKNILESANASPSVKRIVLTSSVAAVMGDNIDAASLPNRRLSEEHWNTTSDLGHQPYPYSKTLAEKEAWKIADAQSRWDLITINPSFVMGPSVSDRADGTSVNFMLSMINGKFAPGVPDMTIGFVDVRDVARAHILAGFTPSAKGRHIVSNTTLKFLDVAKIIREKYGNRFPTPKSSLPKFVTYLIGPFFGLSWTYISRNVGIPFELDHSYSKKDLGLTYRPISETFVEHIEQIVSSKMLSKKGA, from the coding sequence ATGAAAGAAATTGACCGTTCCAAACCGGTTTTAGTAACCGGAGGCGCCGGTTATATCGCGTCCTGGGTAATTCGTTATTTGCTCGAAGACGGAATTTCCGTGCGCGCCACCGTTCGGAATAAATCGGATTCCGCGAAGTTATCGCATCTTCTGAAACTTGCGGAACGTTTTCCGGGTAAGCTGGAGTTTTACGAAGCGGATCTTTTGAAGGAAGGATCCTTTTTGAACGCGATGACGGACAAGGGAGGAGTTGAATTGATCATTCACACCGCTTCTCCGTTTTTTATAGACGGGGTCAAAAACCCGCAGAAGGAGCTCGTTGAACCGGCAGTATTAGGAACTAAGAATATTCTAGAATCTGCAAATGCAAGTCCTTCCGTGAAACGAATCGTTCTGACATCCAGCGTCGCAGCCGTGATGGGGGATAATATCGACGCCGCGTCCCTTCCCAATCGAAGACTTTCGGAAGAACACTGGAATACGACGAGCGACCTCGGTCACCAACCGTATCCGTATTCCAAAACGCTTGCGGAAAAAGAGGCGTGGAAGATCGCAGATGCACAATCTCGATGGGATCTGATCACGATCAATCCTTCGTTCGTGATGGGACCTTCCGTTTCGGACAGAGCGGACGGAACAAGCGTAAACTTTATGCTTTCTATGATTAACGGTAAATTTGCGCCGGGCGTTCCCGATATGACGATCGGATTTGTTGATGTTCGCGACGTGGCTCGCGCTCATATCCTAGCGGGATTCACTCCTTCCGCAAAAGGTCGTCATATCGTTTCGAATACGACCTTGAAGTTTTTGGACGTCGCAAAAATAATCCGCGAAAAATACGGAAACCGATTCCCGACTCCGAAAAGCTCCCTGCCTAAGTTTGTGACGTATTTGATCGGTCCGTTTTTCGGGTTATCCTGGACGTATATATCGCGTAACGTGGGAATTCCTTTCGAGCTCGATCATTCGTATAGCAAAAAAGATTTAGGTCTGACGTATCGTCCGATTTCGGAAACGTTCGTGGAACATATCGAGCAGATCGTTTCCTCTAAGATGCTTTCAAAAAAGGGCGCTTAA
- a CDS encoding SH3 domain-containing protein, translated as MKKISIQSLTKLFAIASIVWITVLAESNHAQDKKLQRYVLTSEGKLNVREKPKDGKVLFQLEKGEIVFVKEDSQYEEWQEISTKSGAKGYAASEFLSKKSPEELSDAKLFGSVYTSAEGSWFRSLAIRIKNQWISASDFSAEAYYLEKKAIQEKEKANAYERASIAGEFSPEKKETTGCQEIRVVRGNLAAFKKLNTYQNSVYAMFGSNIGDKVRSDRYEPSEKIGALLDSSAAAIFKKKYPKVAELKFVKRGDFYSIKSPEKEYIYIRYALRVEPEEKAYYAAIYELNNGEVGKRIFEKFDVLSKDQAVYGGQYHLNDALDLDENGTPILILHHNGYDGYINEFARIKNNQLQTMFLSGGDAC; from the coding sequence ATGAAAAAAATCTCCATTCAATCTTTAACGAAACTTTTCGCGATCGCATCGATTGTGTGGATCACAGTTCTTGCCGAATCCAACCATGCTCAGGATAAAAAATTGCAGAGATATGTTCTGACTTCGGAAGGAAAATTGAACGTAAGAGAAAAACCGAAAGACGGAAAAGTGTTGTTTCAACTCGAAAAGGGAGAAATCGTTTTCGTCAAAGAAGATTCCCAATATGAGGAATGGCAGGAGATCTCTACAAAGTCCGGAGCAAAAGGATATGCTGCGTCCGAATTTTTAAGTAAAAAATCGCCGGAAGAACTTTCCGATGCAAAACTCTTCGGTTCGGTTTATACAAGCGCGGAAGGATCTTGGTTTCGATCGTTAGCGATTCGCATTAAAAATCAGTGGATTTCCGCAAGCGACTTCTCCGCCGAGGCGTATTATTTGGAAAAGAAAGCGATACAGGAAAAAGAAAAGGCGAACGCATACGAACGTGCAAGCATAGCGGGAGAATTCTCGCCGGAAAAAAAAGAAACCACCGGTTGCCAGGAAATCCGAGTGGTTCGCGGAAACTTAGCTGCATTCAAAAAACTGAATACGTATCAGAATTCCGTTTATGCGATGTTCGGTTCCAACATAGGCGATAAGGTTCGATCAGATCGTTACGAGCCCTCTGAAAAAATCGGCGCATTACTCGATTCCTCCGCGGCGGCAATCTTCAAGAAAAAATATCCGAAAGTCGCGGAGCTGAAGTTCGTAAAACGGGGAGACTTCTATTCGATCAAATCGCCGGAAAAAGAATATATTTATATTCGTTACGCACTTCGGGTCGAACCGGAAGAAAAAGCCTATTACGCGGCGATCTACGAGCTAAACAACGGGGAAGTCGGAAAGAGGATCTTCGAAAAATTCGATGTTTTGAGCAAGGATCAAGCGGTTTACGGAGGTCAATATCATCTAAACGACGCTCTCGATCTGGATGAAAACGGAACTCCGATTTTGATTCTTCATCACAACGGCTACGACGGATACATAAACGAGTTTGCAAGAATCAAGAACAATCAACTGCAAACGATGTTTTTGTCGGGTGGGGACGCTTGCTAA